The Desulfoscipio gibsoniae DSM 7213 genome contains a region encoding:
- a CDS encoding DUF6449 domain-containing protein — protein MRSKTSFLNKGFLINDFRKYSWVAVAYTLALIFIIPLNIVMMLGNEYIIDKNVFKSLFLFNNQELQCILVLTVPVGLAVLLFRYLHVRTSADSLHSLPVKRSSIYRSHILVGIVLLILPVLITGIISIILQLFLDLGSYYSINDVFRWIGITTLMNLTIFLTCVFVGMLVGISTVQGVLTYILLFFPVGITVLITYNLEFFVYGFLFNMDYQLEKLSPITRILEGFYPIKERFMSGAEVLAYVAICLVLYLLADYLYKIRNLEAATQSIAFRKPRNVFKYGVTFCTMLLGGLYFQHTQQTLAWAVFGYLAGSLIGYVVAEIVLQKSLGFFKEAKSFKGYAVFGAVVIVMMLGIRFDLIGYEKRLPELGEVQQVYFNDNFYQYNSQEKYTTVFFSDPNNLQHIYRLHENIIEDKGQNYLTGKQNQKRDAIFIYHLSDGSTMTRGYRIDYDKYTNYIKPIHESKEYKEIHYDILHVNPADVEKITLRPNMRSSKYKEAVILDPAEIKEAIDTMKQDVTMATYEQMTGQKEPWASVSLLIANNKLDNYPKLVESQPQTTKQYDRDKHINASWHKYDYLLENWLKEKGYYQKARVLPEEISYAVAEKIESREQWEEKRMRGFEETGNTGDEDVRRLEITDKNQIETCLREYRYQWVLDESFTQNTASDDRYIISFYGEDKERLNYGCFTGDNVPDFIKAYFAE, from the coding sequence ATGAGATCAAAAACGTCATTTTTAAATAAAGGCTTTCTAATAAACGATTTTAGAAAATACAGTTGGGTGGCGGTGGCCTACACCCTGGCCCTAATCTTTATAATTCCGTTGAATATAGTAATGATGCTGGGTAACGAATATATTATTGATAAAAATGTTTTTAAAAGTCTTTTTTTATTCAATAACCAGGAATTACAGTGCATTTTAGTTTTGACGGTACCGGTTGGACTGGCTGTTCTCTTATTTCGCTACCTGCATGTCAGGACATCGGCCGATTCGCTGCACAGCCTTCCCGTTAAAAGAAGCAGCATTTACAGAAGCCACATTCTGGTCGGGATTGTATTGTTGATTTTGCCGGTATTGATTACAGGGATTATCTCTATTATATTACAACTGTTTCTTGACCTGGGCAGTTACTACAGCATTAACGATGTATTCAGGTGGATAGGCATAACCACCTTGATGAATTTAACGATTTTCCTTACCTGTGTATTTGTTGGTATGCTGGTGGGCATTTCGACGGTGCAGGGCGTTTTAACTTATATTCTCTTGTTTTTTCCGGTGGGCATAACTGTTTTAATCACCTATAATCTTGAATTTTTTGTATATGGCTTTTTGTTTAACATGGATTACCAATTGGAAAAACTCTCCCCCATCACTAGAATTTTAGAAGGCTTTTACCCTATAAAAGAACGATTCATGAGCGGTGCTGAAGTACTGGCTTATGTGGCAATCTGCCTGGTTCTATATTTGTTGGCTGATTATCTGTATAAAATAAGAAATCTGGAAGCTGCCACCCAGTCAATTGCTTTTAGAAAACCGCGTAATGTTTTTAAATACGGCGTTACCTTTTGCACCATGCTGCTGGGGGGACTTTATTTTCAGCACACACAGCAGACCCTTGCCTGGGCGGTTTTTGGATATTTGGCAGGTTCTTTGATCGGCTATGTGGTGGCCGAAATAGTACTGCAAAAATCCCTGGGCTTCTTTAAAGAAGCAAAGAGCTTTAAAGGCTATGCGGTTTTTGGCGCGGTGGTTATAGTTATGATGTTGGGAATCAGGTTCGACTTGATTGGATATGAAAAAAGGCTGCCGGAATTGGGGGAAGTCCAACAGGTTTATTTCAATGATAATTTTTATCAATATAACAGCCAAGAAAAATACACTACTGTTTTTTTCTCCGATCCCAATAATTTACAACACATTTACCGGCTTCATGAAAATATCATTGAAGATAAAGGGCAAAATTATTTGACCGGAAAGCAAAACCAAAAAAGAGATGCCATTTTTATTTACCATTTAAGTGATGGGAGCACCATGACCAGAGGTTATCGAATTGATTATGATAAATACACCAATTATATAAAACCCATCCATGAATCCAAAGAATATAAGGAAATACATTATGATATTCTTCATGTCAACCCTGCCGACGTAGAGAAAATCACCTTGCGTCCCAATATGAGATCCAGTAAATACAAAGAGGCGGTAATATTAGATCCGGCGGAGATAAAAGAAGCGATTGATACTATGAAACAGGATGTTACGATGGCAACTTATGAACAGATGACGGGGCAAAAGGAACCATGGGCCAGTGTCAGCTTGTTAATTGCCAATAATAAGCTGGACAATTATCCGAAATTGGTTGAATCTCAGCCTCAAACCACCAAACAGTACGATAGAGATAAGCATATCAATGCCTCCTGGCATAAATACGATTATTTGCTGGAAAACTGGCTGAAGGAGAAAGGTTATTATCAAAAGGCCAGAGTTTTACCGGAAGAAATATCCTATGCTGTGGCGGAAAAGATAGAAAGCCGGGAGCAGTGGGAGGAAAAAAGAATGCGGGGGTTTGAGGAAACAGGAAACACAGGCGATGAAGATGTTAGAAGATTAGAAATCACGGATAAAAACCAAATTGAAACCTGCTTGAGGGAATATCGCTATCAATGGGTTTTGGATGAATCCTTCACTCAAAATACTGCCAGTGACGATAGATATATAATCAGCTTTTACGGAGAGGATAAAGAGCGTTTAAATTACGGCTGTTTTACAGGCGACAATGTACCTGATTTTATCAAGGCATATTTTGCAGAG